The following DNA comes from Shinella zoogloeoides.
TCATCAGAATAATCCTGGTTGAAGGGGTGATGCGGCGGTCAGCCCGCCGTCGATGGTGATGCAGTGGCCGGTGACGAAGGCGCTTTCGGTGGAAACCAGCCAGGCGACGACATTGGCGACATCCTCCGGCTTGCCGAAGCGGCGGGCCGGATGGCGGGCGATGGAATCCGCGCGCGCCTTTTCCGGGTCGCTTGCCAAGGCGAAACCGCTTTCCGCCATCTCCGTCATGATCCAGCCGGGGCTGACGGCATTGCACCGCACCTTGGGGCCATGATCGACGGCAATGGACCGCGTGAGGCTGTGAACGAAGCCCTTCGAGGCATTGTAGATCGCCATGGACGGATCGGCGACCATGCCGGAGATCGAGCCGAGATTGACGATATCCCCGCCGCCTTCCGCCATCAGCGGGATGACCGCGCGGCACATGTTGAAGACGCCCCGACAATTGACGCCGACGAGTTGGTCCCACTCGGCATCGGTCGTCTCGGGCACCGTCTTTTCGATCTGGATGCCGGCATTGTTCACGAGCACGGTAATATCGCCGTGCTGCGCGGCCGTGGCAGCGATGCGACTTGCATCTTCCGGGCGGGAGACATCACCTGTCACCCAGATGATATCCGCCGGAAGATCCGCCGGGCGCTCGCCGCGCCCGCAGGTGACGACGGTCGCCCCGTCCCGCCGCAGGCGCTCGACGATGGCGCGGCCGATGCCCCGGCCTCCGCCCGTGACGATCGCGATCTTGTTTGCTTCTGTCATTTCCCTGCCCCGCTACCCGTGAGAGACCATGACGTGGCGGACCGACGTATAGGCATCCAGCGCATGAATGGACATGTCGCAGCCCGTGCCCGAACCTTTCATCGCGGACCAGGGCATTTCCGGCGTGGCGACGCCATGGGTGTTCACCCAGGTGAAGCCGTAGCGAAGGCGGCTCGTCACATCCATCGCCCGACCGACATCGCGGGTCCAGACGGACGAGGCAAGGCCGTAGCGGCCGGCATTGGCGATGGAGAGCGCCTCGTCGGCATCCGAGAAACGCGAGATCGTAACGACCGGACCGAAGACCTCGTTCGTGGCGATCTCCGCATCGTTGTCGACATTGGCGATCACGGTCGGCTTGTAGAAGAAGCCCTGACCCTCGCCGCGCTCGCCGCCGACGACGACCTCGCAGCTCCGGCGGGCGCGCTCGACGAAGCCGGCGACGCGATCCACCTGGACCGCCGAGACCACCGGCCCCATCTGGGTGCCCTCGGCCTTCTGCGCGCCGATGCGGATCTCCCCGACCTCGCGCGCGGTTGCGGCCACGAACGCGTCGTAGACGCCGTCCTGCACCATGATCCGGCACGGCTGGGCGCAATCCTGGCCGGCGTTGAAGAAGCTGCCATAGCGGATCGTCCGGGCGACCGCATCCACATCCGCATCGTCGAACACGATGACCGGCGCCTTGCCGCCGAGTTCCAGATGGACGTGGCGGATCTGCTGCGAGGCCGCCCGCATTGCCGCCATGCCGGTCGCGGGCGACCCGGTCACGGCGATCGCCTCGATCTGCGGCGCGTTCATCAGCCTGTCGCCGATGGTCGCACCGCGGCCATGCACGACGTTGAAGACCCCCTTTGGAAGGATGTCGGCAAAGAGTTCCGCCACCTTCAGCGTGGAGAGCGGGGTGATTTCCGAAGGCTTGAGGACGATGGTACAGCCGGCGGCGATGGCCGCGGCGATCTTCCAGGCCGCCATCATCAGCGGATAGTTCCAGGGGGTGATGGCGGCCACGGGGCCGACAGCCTCGCGGCGGATCATGCTGGTATGGCCGGAGACATATTCTCCGGCGACCGGCCCCGTCATCGTCCGGGCGGCGCCGGCGAAGAAGCGAAACGTGTCGATGGTCAGCGGCATCTCGTCATCATGGGCTGACGGCCACGGCTTGCCGACGTCGAGGCTTTCGATTTCGGCCAGTTCAAGGCTGTTCCGTTCGAGAGTGTCGGCCATCTTCAGAAGAAGGCTGGCGCGCTCGGAAGGCGTCGTGCGGGAAAACCTGTCGAAGGCGGCGGATGCGGCGGCCACCGCGGCATCCACCTGCCCGGGCGTCGCCTCGTTGACGGCGACAATCTCGCTGCCCGTCGCGGGATCGAGAACGGGAAGCGCCTCGCCGCCGCCGGGGACAAAGGCGCCGTCGATGAAGAGGTTCGTCTGCATCAGAACCCCACCTTGTCGCCGCCCTTGAGGCCGAGCCGCTCGCGCGCTTCGGCGGGCGTCGCAACGGTCAGGCCGAGCCTTTCGACGATCTCACGGATACGGCGGACCTGCTGGGCATTGGAGGTCGCAAGCTCGCCCTTGCCGATGAACAGGCTGTCCTCGAGACCGACACGCAGGTTGCCGCCGAGCAATGCGCTCTGCGTCGCGAACGGCATCTGGTGGCGGCCGGCCGCCAGTACGGACCATTCGTAGTTTTCCGGACCGAAGAGCCGGTCGGCGATCTTGTGCATGTGGACGAGGTTTTCGAGGTCCGCCCCGACGCCGCCGAGGATGCCGAACACCATCTGCACGAAGAAGGGCGGCTTGATCAGGCCCTGATCGATGAACCACTTGATGTTATAGAGATGGCTCAGGTCGTAGCATTCGAACTCGAACTTCGTGCCGTGCGCTTCGCCGAGATTCTTCAGCGCATATTCGATGGTCGCGAAGGTGTTCGGGAAGATGAAGTCCCGCGTCATCTCCAGGAATTTCGGCTCCCAGTCGTGCTTCCATTCCTTGTACTTGCCGAGCAGCGGGAAGATGCCGAAATTCATCGACCCCATGTTGAGGCTCGCCATTTCCGGGCTGGCCGAGGTGGCGGCGAGAAGGCGCTGGTCCATCGTCATCCCGAGGCCGCCGCCGGTAGAGATGTTGATCACCGCGTCCGTGGACTGCTTGATGACGGGCAGGAACTTCTGGAAGGTTTCCGGGCGCGGATCGGGCTTGCCGGTCTCGGGGTCGCGGGCATGGAGATGGATGATCGATGCCCCGGCTTCCGCCGCCTCGATGCTGGCCGTCGCGATCTCGGCCGGCGTGATCGGCAGATATTCGGACATGGTGGGCGTGTGGATGCCGCCGGTCGGCGCGCAGGTGATGATGACGGATTTCGACATGTCAGAGCCTCATTTGCTGGACCTGAGCGGAAAGACCGCCGTCCAGCACCCATAGTTGTCCGGTCGCGTAGCGGGCCTCGTCGCTCGCCAGCCAGTTCACGAGATTGGCGATATCGTCGGGCGTGCCGTAGTTGCGGATCGGGTGGACGTTGCGGACCGCCTCCTTGAGGCTGTCGATCGTCCCTCCCCCGCCGCCCGAGCCGGCGCCGGAGAAGAAGCCTTGCAGCATGGGCGTATCGACATAGCCGGGGCAGATCGCGTTGACGCGGATGCCCTCCGGCCCGTGGTCGACGGCCATGGCGCGGGTCAGCGCATGCACGGCGCCCTTGGTGGCGCAGTAGGCCGCAAGGCCCGGATCGGCGATGAAACCGTCATAGCTGCCGAAATTGATGATCGACGCGGTGGTTCCGCCGGCCGCGGCCTTGCGCAGCAGGCGAAGGGCGTGCTTAGAGGCGAGGAAGGTGCCCGTCACATTGACGGCGAAGCTGCGGTTCCACTCTTCGAGGGTCGTGTGCTCGATCGTCTTCTCAAGCTCGATCCCGGCCGCGTTGACGAGGATATCGAGCTTGCCGGACGTCCGCTCCACTTCCGCCATCGCAGCGATGGCCTCCTCCTCGGACGTCACGTCGAGCCGGACGAAACTGCCGTTATTGGCGAGCGCCGCGCCCATGCTGCCGGCATCGGAAAGGTCCGCGGCGTAGACCGTCGCACCCTCCCGGACGAACCGGGCGCATATCGCCCGGCCTATGCCGCCGCGCCCGCCCGTCACGAACGCAACCTTTCCTTCAAGACGTCCACCCATCGTCATGTCCTCCATCGTCGTCCGGCTTACGCCGCGGTTTTCGCATAGGCGTCGAGGACGAGGCCGTGGAAGTGATGCACGGCATGTTCGGACTGGCCCGATCCATCGGGATCGTTGACGATGCGGCCCTGCGTGAAGGCGGGCGTGCTCATGCCCTTCTGGACGCTCTCGACGATCTTGATGTCCTCGACCTGCAGCACCTCGTCGAGATACTTGATGGTCTGGAGTTCCATCTCGTTCGGTTCGGTGTCTTCCAAGAAGAAGTCGTAGGTCTCGAGCGTGCGGTTGGGGCCGGCCGGGATGATGTTGAGGATGATCATCGAGGAACGGCCGGGGTAGCGCATGATGCAGGTATTCGGCCACAGCCACCAGACGGCATGGGTGGTGACGGTGGCGTTCGAGACGTCATAGGCGCTGTTGGCATTCTTGCCGGCATCCGCCATATGGCTGGAATAGATGCCGTGCGTCGTCACCTTGTAGGTGTCCATGTCGACGAGCGTGCAGAAATCCTTGTGCGCCGTCGGGCAGTGGTAGCATTCGAGGAAGTTGTCGACGACGTTCTTCCAGTTCGACTTGATGTCATAGGTCAGGCGCCGCGCGAAGGTGAGCTTGTCGATATCGGGCGCCCAGTGGCGGATCTCGGTTTCGAGATCGCCGGTCTGCGACTTCAGCGACGACGCATTCGGATCGAGATTGACATAGATGAAGCCGCAGAACTCTTCGACCTGCACCTGGTCGAGACAGATGTCCTTGGTGTCGAACTCCTCCAGCGTCTCCGTATGCGGGGCGCGCACGAGCTGGCCGTCCAGGCGATAGACCCAGGCATGATACGGACACATGATGCGGGTGGACTGGCCCTCGCCCTCGAGAAGCGCATGGGCGCGGTGCTTGCACACATTGTAGAAGGCCCGCAGCACGCCTTCACGGTCGCGTACCACGGCGATCGGCTGGCCAGCGATCTCGACGGTCACGTAGGAGCCGGGCTCACGAACCTTCTCGACATGACAGACCCACTGCCACGTCCTGGCGATGATCTCCTGCAGATCGACCGAGTACCAGCGCGGATCGGTATAGGCGGCGGCGTTCAACGACAGCGAACGCGAGGCATTCGGCGAATAGCCCTTCTGGATGGCGGCGAACTCGTCCTTCGACGGAAGCAATGTCATGGCGGCGTCTCCCAGGTCCAAGGCAACGTGCTGTTGCCCTTCACGATGACCTAGCTTCCCGCCAACCAGAGCCCCTTTCTATGCGCGGTACGCCATCGATTTAGCTTTTTTCGCCGCCATCAATTGCTGCCGGATTTGCGGTGCATGGGCCATGCGCGGAACTCGAAGGGAATGCGGCCGTCGACCCGGTCGGTACGCGGCGACAGGCCGAAACGCTCCCGGTAGGCGCGGCTGAAATGCACCTGGCTCGCAAATCCCGACGCGATCGCGATCTCCGACATGGGCATGTCCGTCTGGGTGACGAGGCCGCGGGCGCGATCCAGCCGGATATCGCGATAGTAGATGGCCGGCGATTTCCCGACATAGCGCATGAACAGCCGGTTGAGCTGGCGATGGGATATTTCCACCTCGTCCGCGATCTCCGGGATCGAGAGCGCATTTTCGAGATGCTGCTCCATGACGATGATCGCCTGCCGGATCGTGTTGGGCACATGCGTGCCGAGCGGCTCCGAGCTCGCCGGGTTCTGCGACGTTCCCGCCGGGCGCAGGGACGGATGGAAGATGTAGCGGGCCGAGGCATTGGCGAGCGCATCGCCGGATATCGCCCGGATGATGTGCAGCGCGATATCCGAAGAGGCGATGCCGCCCGAACAGGTGAAACGCTTCTCGTCGCGGACGAAGATATCCTCGGAGACATCGACATCGCCGTGCAGTTCCTTGAACGCGTCGATATGCTCGTAATGCACGGTCGCCCGATGGCCGCGCAATAGCCCGGCATCGGCTACGATGAAAGCGCCGGTATCGAGCGCGCCGACGATGCTGCCCGCGCGGGCCCATTTCCGGAGCGCCGCGAGAAGCTGGGGCGTCTTGCCGGTCTCCGGCGTCCAGCTCGCCGACATCACGACGATGTCGGACGGGTCGTTCTGGATATTGGCGAGCTTGTGCGTTTCCACCACGAGACCGTTGCTCGCCTGGCAGGGACCGCCCGGCGCGGACGCCAGCATCCAGCGGAAGCGGGTGACGCCTTCGAGATAGTTCGCGGCGCGGAACGGATCGATGAAAGCCGTCGTCGCTGCCAGATTGAAATTCGGCGTGACGAGGATGTGGATCTGGATCGCAGGTTGGTCCATCGGCAGGCCGTCCAAATATGTAAAATCGATGGCGTAATTAGTTAAAACACGCCTTCGCTTTGTGCAACACTTTCATCGGGAACTAAAAAACCGGGAGAGTGACAATGCGAAATATCTACAAGCTCGGCATCTCGACCTGCCTCGCGGCACTGTCCGCAACCGTGCTCCATGCTGCCGAACTCGGCGCCAAGGACGAGCCGATCAAGCTCGCCATCAACGAATGGACGGGCCAGCAGATCACCACCCGCATCGCCGGCCACATGCTGGAAACGGCAGGCTACAAGGTCGAATATGTGACCGCCGGATACCAGAACATGTGGCAGGCCGTTTCCGAGGGCCAGCTCGATGCCGCGATGGAAGTGTGGGGCTCCAACGTCACCGACCAGTATCGCCAGCTCAACAAGGCGGGCAAGGTCGAGGATCTCGGCGAGCTCGGCCTCGTCGCGCGCGAAGGCTTCGTCTATCCGCCGCATGTCGCCGAGCTTTGTCCCGGCCTGCCGGCCTGGGAGGCGCTGAAGGATTGCGCGGCCGCCTTCGCCACCGCCGAAACCCTGCCGAACGGACGCCTCGTCGATTATCCCGGCGAATGGGGCACGCCCGGCGCCGACCGCATCAAGACGCTCGGCCTCCCCTTCAAGGCGCTTCCCGCCGGCTCGGAAGGCGCGCTGGTCGCCGAGTTCCGCGCCTCGGTCGAGCGCAAGACGCCGCTCATCGCCGTGTTCTGGCAGCCGCACTGGGCAATCGCAGCCTTCGACCTGAAATTCGTCGAACTGCCGAAGGGCACGCAGGAATGCTACGACGATCCGGCCTACGGTCCGAACAAGGACGTGACCGGCGACTGCGACTTCATCCCGACGCGCGTCTTCAAGGCCGCCTGGCCGGGCTTGAAGGACAAGTGGCCGGCCGCCTACGAGATCATCAAGAACTTCACCCTCACCACCGAGCAGCAGCAGCCGCTGATGGGCGCGGTCGATGTGGACGGCAAGCCGACCGAAGCCGTCACGGCCGAGTGGCTGAGCGCCAATACCGACACATGGAAGCCGATCGTCGACGCCGCGACGAAGTGAGGAGGCGTCCATGTCCCAGCCCTCACCCCACGCCGCCATCTCCTGCAAGGGAGTCTGGCAGGTCTATGGCGCGGATGCGCGCCAGCAACTGAAACGGGCGCTTGCGGAAACCGGGAACGACGCGCGGGCAGCAGCCACATTGCTGCGCGAACGCGGTCTCGTGCCCGCCGTGCAGGACGTCACCTTCGACGTCCGCGAAGGCGAGGTCTTCGTCATCATGGGCTTGTCCGGTTCGGGCAAGTCCACGCTGATCCGCACGATCTCCCGCCTTGCCGAGGGAACCGCCGGCTCGATCCTCATCCATGGAGAGGACATCCTGACGGCCGGCAAGCAGCGGCTGATCGAGCTCAGGCGGAACAAGCTCGGCATGGTCTTCCAGCATTTCGGCCTCTTTCCGCACATGACCGTGGCGGAGAATGTCGGCTTTCCGCTGAAGATGCAGGGCCTCAACCGGCCGGACCGGCGCAAGCGCGCGCTGGAGATGCTGGAGCTTGTCGGCCTTGCCGGCCGCGAGGACGCCTTTCCGCGCGAGCTTTCGGGCGGCCAGCGCCAGCGCGTCGGCATCGCCCGGGCGCTCGCCGTCAATCCCGACCTGCTCTTCCTGGATGAACCCTATTCCGCCCTCGACCCGCTCATCCGTCGGCAGCTTCAGGACGAATTCCTGAAGCTTCAGGCGGGTCTCCAGAAGACCTCCGTCTTCATCACGCACGACATCACGGAAGCGCTGAAGCTCGCCGACCGCATCGCCATCATGCGCGATGGCGTGGTGGTCCAGATCGGCACGCCGGACGAGATCATCGTCAATCCGGCCGACGACTATGTCCGCGAGTTCACGCGCGACGTGCCGAAGGGCCGCTACTCGCATGTCAGCGCCATGATGAACATGCCCGAGACGCTGCCAAAGATGCCCGACGATCCGAAGATCGAGGAGGACATGACCATCGATGACGCGCTCGCCTCCTGCATGGCGCTCTACCAGCCCGTCCCGGTCTGGGGTCGTGACGGCAAGATGGCCGGCATCGTCCATCCGAGCCAGTTGGCCGGCGCGCTGCAGGCGGAACGGACATGATCGAGATCAGCGCAAGTGGGACCGTGGGTTTGGCCAGCAACAGAATTGAGATCGAGAAGACGCGCATGAATGGATTGACGCCCGGCGTGCGCGTCGCGCTCCTCTGCGTGCTCGTCGGCGCGGCCTGTCTTCTGCTCGCCCCCAGTCAGGCCTGGATCAGGACCTGGCCGCAGGCGCTGACGCTTCCCGCGACGGCGTGGATCGGCAGCGGCCTGACGACGGCCTTCGAATTCCTGAAACCGGCCGCACGCTTCGTCGCCAAACTGCTGGAATATCCGATGGTCGGCGCGAACCGGCTTCTCGTCGGATCGCCCTATGCCCTGACGATCGGCGTCCTCGCTGCGCTCGGCTGGCACATCGGCGGCAAACGCATGGTCGCGCTCGTGCTGGCCGGCCTCGGCTTCGTTCTTGCCAGCGGGTACTGGGTCGCCAGCATGAACACGCTGGCGCTGGTCTTCGTCTCGGTGCCCCTCGCGCTCATCGTCGGCGGCCTGATCGGCGTGTTCGCCTATGAGTTCCGCGCGGTCCGGCGCGCGGTCGAGACCATGCTCGACATCATGCAGACGGTCCCCACCTTCGCCTATCTCACGCCGCTTCTGCTGCTGTTCGGCTTCGGTCCCGTGGTCGGCCTCATCGCATCGGTGATCTACGCCGCCCCGCCGATGGCGCGCAACGTCCTTCTCGGCTTGCAGCGCGTCGAGCCCGATATCCGCGAAGCCGCCATCATGAACGGCGCGACGCGCGCCCAGCAGCTCATCCTCGTCGAGATCCCCTCGGCCGCCCAGCAGATCATGGTGGGCGTAAACCAGACCATCATGGCCGCGCTGTCGATGGTCATCATCGCCGCTGTCATCGGCGGCTTCAACGATATCGGCTGGGAAGTGCTGCTGACGATGCGCAAGGCCGCCTTCGGCCAGAGCCTGATCGCCGGCGTCGTCATCGTGATCTTCGCCGTCCTCGCCGATCGCATGAGCAGCGCCCTTGCGCGGGATCGCAAGCGGCACTCGTGGAAGGTCACGGCTGCGATCCTCCTGCTCGGCATCGTCATTGCCGCCCTTCAGGGCTCGCTGCTTCCCGCCGCGAACGACTTTGCGGCGTTCAAGGGCACGACGGCCGTCATCGATCGCTATCTCGGCGCCTTCACCGCCGCGAACGGTGCCGTTCTCGAGGGCCTGAAAAACACCACGATGTTCTTCGTCCTCCTACCGCTGCGCATCGGCCTCGACGAGGCCGTGCTCCCCTTCACCTGGGGGTTCCAGTGGACTACCGGCATCAGCATCGCCGTCTTCAGCGTGGCTGCCGCCGCCGCGGTCGTGCTGGGCTTGCGCAATCGTGCGCTTGCCGGCCTGTCGCTGCTGGTTGCCACCGGCATCCTCGTCACCGGGATCGCCAACCTGCCCTGGCCCTTCGTGCTCGTCGCACTCGGCGGCCTTGGCTGGCTTGCCGGCGGGCCGAAGCTCGCCGCCTTCGCCGTGCTGATGGTGGGGGCCGTCCTCCTGATGGGGCTTTGGGAGCCCGCTCTCCTCTCGCTCTATCTCTGCGCGGCCTCGGTCCTCGTCTGTGTGGTCGCTGGCGGCGGACTGGGATTGCTGTGCGCCGTCAGCGAGAACGCCTGGCGGGTCATGCGCCCGGTCTGCGACTTCCTCCAGACCATCCCGCTCTTCGTCTTCCTCATTCCCGTGCTGATGTTCTTCCAGATCGGCGAATTTTCCGCCTTCCTCGCCATCTGCGCCTACGCCATCGTCCCGATGATCCGCTACACGCAGCACGGCCTCACCTCCACGCCGGAGGAGCTGATCGAGGCCGCCGTCGCCTCCGGGGCGGACGAATGGCAGGTCATGCGCGAGGTCAGGATTCCCTATTCCGCGCCGACGATCCTGCTCGGCCTCAACCAGACGATCCTCTACGCCTTCTCGATGCTGGTGATCGCCGCGCTGATCGGCACCACCGACCTCGGCCAGCAGATCTATCTCGCGCTCGGCCAGGGCGATGTCGGTCTGGGCGTCGCGGCGGGCGCCGCGATGGCGATCCTCGCGCTGGTGGCCGACCGCCTGATCCAGGGCTTCGCGGCGCGACAGCGCCACGCCCTCGGGCTCTGAGGAGGAAGAGACCCATGAACGCCGCTCCCGGGCCGAAGAGCGTCTTCTACTTCTACATCACGCCCGAATTCACCATGCTCGCCTTCACCACGGCGCTCGAAACGCTCCGTCTCGCCAATCAGGTCCTCGGCCGCGAGAAATACGCGTGGAGGATCGTCTCGTCCGACGGCGGGCCCGTGCGGGCAAGTTGCGGTCTCCAGCTCGGCGCCGACCTGTCGCTCGATGAAGCCAGGGGCCAGACGCGGGCCGCCGCCACGCGAATGGTCGTCATATGCTCCGGTCAGAACGTCGAGCGATACGCCAGCCGGAGCCTTGCGAGCTGGCTGCGCGAATGCCGGAAGGCGCGCATCACGCTCGGCGCCGTCTGCACCGGCGCGCACCTGCTCGCCCAGGCCGGCCTGCTCGACAGGCGCCGATGCACGATCCACTGGGAAAACCTCGCCGCGTTCTCCGAGCGCTTTTCCGACGTCCAGCCGAGCGCCCAGATCCTTGCGGTCGATGACGGAATCTACACCTGCGCCGGCGGCACCTCCTCGCTCGAAATGATGCTGGAGATCATCGGGCGCGAGGAAGGCAAGGGCACGGCGGCCGCGATCTGCCAGCTCGCCATCGTCGCCAGCCTCCGCGACGGTTCCGAACGGCAAAGGCTGCCCTACATGCTGCCCCTCGGCGTCGACAATCCGAACCTTCGAACGCTCGTCGGGATCATGGAGGAGAACATCGCCGATCCGATCGCGCTGAGCCTCGTCGCGATCAGGGCCGGGATTTCACGGCGGCAGATGGAGCGCTATTTCCGCGACACATTCGATTGCAGCCCGGGCAAATATTACATGCGCCTCAGGATCGAGCGCGCACGGTCCCTTCTGCGGCAGACGACGATGCCGGTCGTCGAGATCGCCATCGCCTGCGGCTTCGTTTCCGCCTCCCATTTCTCGAAGATGTACCGAAGTTTCGAAGGCATGTCGCCGCATGAGAGCCGGGCGCTCAGGAAGCAATGGCTGGAGCCGGCGCCCATCCCGCCGAAGCCCTTGCCGCCTGTGGGACAGGTCACGCCCCATTCCTCTCTCGCTGCCTGAAAACCTATCCCGCTGATTGCGCGGGCGCCCACTGTTCGCCGACCGGTCGCACACCGCGATCTGGCCGGGGTCCACCGCTCGGTTCGGAATCGAGCCATGTCCGGATTCCTCAAAATCATGTCCAGAATAGTCATGTCACGCCCGGCAGACATGCGAGCCTTCAGTGCTGGCCCGGCGCTGAAACTGCCGCGGCGTCCCGGATGGAAAAGGGGCTGCCGACGCTGGGAGGCCAGCTTGGGAGGAGGAACCGATGTCTGACGAATTGAAGTATCTGGCCAATCTGGTCGCCCGCGGAAAGATGGACCGCCGGTCGTTTCTGGGCCGCGCCGCAATGCTGGGCGCCTCGGCGCTCGCCTCCGGTCTTCTGACCAGTGCCGCGCGCGCCGAAGGGCCGGTAAAGGGCGGCACGATGCGCGTCGGCCTTGGCGGCGGCCAGACGACGGATACGCTCGATCCCGCTTTGGCGGCGAGCGAGGGGCCCAATACATTGATGGCGCAGTTCGGGGAAAAGCTGCTCGAAGTCGATGCCAAGGGCGAGATCGTTCCGCGCCTGGCGACGGAATTCGGCTCCTCCAAGGATGCCAAGACCTGGACCTTCAAGATCCGCGAGGGCGTGACCTTCCACAACGGCAAGTCCGTGACCGCGAACGACGTCGTCGAGACGATGAAGCGCCATGCCGACAGCTCGAGCAATTCCGCCGCGCTCGGCCTGATGGCGGGCATCACGAAGATGACGGCCTCCGGCAACGAATTCATCGCGGAACTCGCCGATCCGAATGCCGACTTCCCCTATATCATGGCGGACTATCACCTTCTCATCCAGCCCGACGGCGGTCGCGCCAACCCGGCGGACGGCATCGCCGCCGGCCCCTACAAGGTCGTCAGCCAGCAGCCCGGCGTGCGTTACGTCTTCGAGAAATATGCCGACTACTGGGATGACAGCCGTGGCCATGCCAACACGCTCGACGTGACGATCATCAACGACGACACCGCCCGCATCGCCGCCGTGCAGTCCGGGCAGGTGGACATGATCAACCGTGTCGCGCCGAAGGTAGCCGAACTCGTGGCGAACCTGAAGACCGTCGCGGTCAAGTCGGTCCCGAGCCGTGGCCATTATGTCCTCGTCATGCGCACGAACGCCAAGCCCTTCGACAACAACGACCTGCGCCTCGCCCTGAAATACGCGATCGACCGCCAGTCCCTTCTCGACCGGGTGCTGCTCGGCCACGGCACGCTCGGCAACGACGTGCCGATCAACAAGTTCTACCCGTTCTTCGCCGACGATCTTGAGCAGCGCGCCTATGATCCGGACAAGGCGAGCTTCCATTTCAAGAAGTCCGGCCACGAGGGCCCCGTCCTGATCGAGACCTCGGAAGTGGCGTTTCCCGGCGCGGTCGATGCGTGTCAGATCTTCCAGCAGAGTGCCGCCGCAGCGAACATTCCGCTGGAAATCAAGCGCATCCCCGGCGACGGCTACTGGTCGGACGTGTGGAACAAGCGCCCCTTCTGCGCCTCGTACTGGAATGGCCGACCGACGCAGGACATGGTCTATTCCACGATCTACACGACGGGCGCCGCCTGGAACGAATCCGCCTTCTCGAACGAGGAGTTCGACAAGACCGTCGTCCTCGCCCGCGGCGAGCTCGATGCCGGCAAGCGTGTCGATCTCTACCGCAAGCTCGCCCTCACGATCCGCGACGAGGGCGGCACCATTGTGCCTATGTTCAGCAACTTCATCGACGCCGTCGGCCAGAATGTCGGCGGGTGGACCGACGATCCGAACGCACCGCTGATGAATGCGCTCGCCCCGGTCAAATGCTGGCTGACGAACGTATAAGGCGGCCCAAAATGCGGGCGGCGGCGATGCCGCCCGCATCGTCCTCTTTCTGGAGATAGCAGCATAATGTCCGCGCCTCTCACCGTCATGATTACCGCCGCCGCCTCGGGGATCGGCCGCGC
Coding sequences within:
- a CDS encoding ABC transporter permease translates to MNGLTPGVRVALLCVLVGAACLLLAPSQAWIRTWPQALTLPATAWIGSGLTTAFEFLKPAARFVAKLLEYPMVGANRLLVGSPYALTIGVLAALGWHIGGKRMVALVLAGLGFVLASGYWVASMNTLALVFVSVPLALIVGGLIGVFAYEFRAVRRAVETMLDIMQTVPTFAYLTPLLLLFGFGPVVGLIASVIYAAPPMARNVLLGLQRVEPDIREAAIMNGATRAQQLILVEIPSAAQQIMVGVNQTIMAALSMVIIAAVIGGFNDIGWEVLLTMRKAAFGQSLIAGVVIVIFAVLADRMSSALARDRKRHSWKVTAAILLLGIVIAALQGSLLPAANDFAAFKGTTAVIDRYLGAFTAANGAVLEGLKNTTMFFVLLPLRIGLDEAVLPFTWGFQWTTGISIAVFSVAAAAAVVLGLRNRALAGLSLLVATGILVTGIANLPWPFVLVALGGLGWLAGGPKLAAFAVLMVGAVLLMGLWEPALLSLYLCAASVLVCVVAGGGLGLLCAVSENAWRVMRPVCDFLQTIPLFVFLIPVLMFFQIGEFSAFLAICAYAIVPMIRYTQHGLTSTPEELIEAAVASGADEWQVMREVRIPYSAPTILLGLNQTILYAFSMLVIAALIGTTDLGQQIYLALGQGDVGLGVAAGAAMAILALVADRLIQGFAARQRHALGL
- a CDS encoding GlxA family transcriptional regulator, which encodes MNAAPGPKSVFYFYITPEFTMLAFTTALETLRLANQVLGREKYAWRIVSSDGGPVRASCGLQLGADLSLDEARGQTRAAATRMVVICSGQNVERYASRSLASWLRECRKARITLGAVCTGAHLLAQAGLLDRRRCTIHWENLAAFSERFSDVQPSAQILAVDDGIYTCAGGTSSLEMMLEIIGREEGKGTAAAICQLAIVASLRDGSERQRLPYMLPLGVDNPNLRTLVGIMEENIADPIALSLVAIRAGISRRQMERYFRDTFDCSPGKYYMRLRIERARSLLRQTTMPVVEIAIACGFVSASHFSKMYRSFEGMSPHESRALRKQWLEPAPIPPKPLPPVGQVTPHSSLAA
- a CDS encoding betaine/proline/choline family ABC transporter ATP-binding protein, yielding MSQPSPHAAISCKGVWQVYGADARQQLKRALAETGNDARAAATLLRERGLVPAVQDVTFDVREGEVFVIMGLSGSGKSTLIRTISRLAEGTAGSILIHGEDILTAGKQRLIELRRNKLGMVFQHFGLFPHMTVAENVGFPLKMQGLNRPDRRKRALEMLELVGLAGREDAFPRELSGGQRQRVGIARALAVNPDLLFLDEPYSALDPLIRRQLQDEFLKLQAGLQKTSVFITHDITEALKLADRIAIMRDGVVVQIGTPDEIIVNPADDYVREFTRDVPKGRYSHVSAMMNMPETLPKMPDDPKIEEDMTIDDALASCMALYQPVPVWGRDGKMAGIVHPSQLAGALQAERT
- a CDS encoding ABC transporter substrate-binding protein, which codes for MRNIYKLGISTCLAALSATVLHAAELGAKDEPIKLAINEWTGQQITTRIAGHMLETAGYKVEYVTAGYQNMWQAVSEGQLDAAMEVWGSNVTDQYRQLNKAGKVEDLGELGLVAREGFVYPPHVAELCPGLPAWEALKDCAAAFATAETLPNGRLVDYPGEWGTPGADRIKTLGLPFKALPAGSEGALVAEFRASVERKTPLIAVFWQPHWAIAAFDLKFVELPKGTQECYDDPAYGPNKDVTGDCDFIPTRVFKAAWPGLKDKWPAAYEIIKNFTLTTEQQQPLMGAVDVDGKPTEAVTAEWLSANTDTWKPIVDAATK
- a CDS encoding ABC transporter substrate-binding protein, with translation MSDELKYLANLVARGKMDRRSFLGRAAMLGASALASGLLTSAARAEGPVKGGTMRVGLGGGQTTDTLDPALAASEGPNTLMAQFGEKLLEVDAKGEIVPRLATEFGSSKDAKTWTFKIREGVTFHNGKSVTANDVVETMKRHADSSSNSAALGLMAGITKMTASGNEFIAELADPNADFPYIMADYHLLIQPDGGRANPADGIAAGPYKVVSQQPGVRYVFEKYADYWDDSRGHANTLDVTIINDDTARIAAVQSGQVDMINRVAPKVAELVANLKTVAVKSVPSRGHYVLVMRTNAKPFDNNDLRLALKYAIDRQSLLDRVLLGHGTLGNDVPINKFYPFFADDLEQRAYDPDKASFHFKKSGHEGPVLIETSEVAFPGAVDACQIFQQSAAAANIPLEIKRIPGDGYWSDVWNKRPFCASYWNGRPTQDMVYSTIYTTGAAWNESAFSNEEFDKTVVLARGELDAGKRVDLYRKLALTIRDEGGTIVPMFSNFIDAVGQNVGGWTDDPNAPLMNALAPVKCWLTNV